One window of Eublepharis macularius isolate TG4126 chromosome 17, MPM_Emac_v1.0, whole genome shotgun sequence genomic DNA carries:
- the LOC129345092 gene encoding phospholipase A2 homolog otoconin-22-like, with amino-acid sequence MAQMKNIGIFVLFFACGADFVTGTAIQLDEMIKFGATNYGLANFTNYGCHCGPGTQGFPVDSIDRCCHSHDCCYNKVEMFGCNPKAQTYRFYAKRDKIKCVKSRDRCETLVCKCDQKAASCFQKNLFTYNPQFKNHPTANCRAQRPFC; translated from the exons ATGGCACAGATGAAGAATATCGGCATTTTCGTTCTTTTTTTTGCCTGTG GGGCAGATTTTGTGACTGGGACAGCCATTCAGTTGGATGAGATGATAAAGTTTGGTGCCACCAACTATGGGCTGGCCAACTTCACCAACTACGGCTGCCATTGTGGTCCAGGGACTCAAGGTTTCCCCGTGGATTCTATTGACAG GTGCTGCCATAGCCATGACTGTTGTTATAATAAGGTGGAGATGTTCGGTTGCAACCCCAAGGCCCAAACATACAGATTCTATGCCAAGAGGGATAAAATTAAATGTG TCAAATCGAGGGACCGCTGCGAGACGCTCGTCTGCAAGTGTGACCAGAAAGctgccagctgcttccagaagaaTCTCTTCACATACAACCCTCAGTTTAAGAATCACCCAACTGCCAACTGTCGGGCACAGCGGCCATTTTGTTGA